One genomic window of Halolamina sediminis includes the following:
- the gcvPB gene encoding aminomethyl-transferring glycine dehydrogenase subunit GcvPB — MSGNGPDGTSDREPGRTYDQARYAVGDDENEPLLSEKRSDTVEPGDALPEELTRDELTLPNPEEPEVARHYTRLSQMNWSIESGPYPLGSCTMKYNPPVTEDVAADPNAAVHPDRSPDSIQGTLGLLAGLQDYLARIGGMDAVTLQPPAGAAGEFTGIAIARAYHRANGEDRSEVLIPSSAHGTNFATAALAGYDVVELPSGDDGRVDMEALEAAVSSDTAALMLTNPNTVGLFERDIEDIADVVHDAGGLLYYDGANLNALLGRARPGDMGFNIMHYNVHKTFATPHGGGGPGAGPVGVTEELAPYLPNPRVEETDSGYELAETDEAIERVHGFQGNWLVLVKAYAYIARLGDAGLRDASAKSVLNANYLAEQIDLDVPYGPFHHEFAATAGDAAAADVAKRMLDFGVHPPTTNWPEMVPEAMLTEPTEIESKQSLDDLAAAFDNALGSTEAERHDAPNRTTARRIDQTGAARNPRLSWQALGEE; from the coding sequence ATGAGCGGAAACGGACCGGACGGGACGAGCGACCGCGAGCCGGGACGAACGTACGACCAGGCGAGGTACGCGGTCGGCGACGACGAGAACGAGCCGCTGCTGAGCGAGAAGCGCAGCGACACCGTCGAACCCGGCGACGCGCTGCCCGAGGAGCTGACCCGTGACGAGCTCACGCTGCCCAACCCCGAAGAGCCCGAGGTGGCGCGGCACTACACCCGGCTCTCCCAGATGAACTGGAGCATCGAGTCGGGGCCGTACCCGCTTGGCTCGTGTACGATGAAGTACAACCCCCCGGTGACCGAGGACGTCGCCGCCGATCCGAACGCGGCGGTCCACCCCGACCGCTCGCCCGACTCGATTCAGGGGACGCTCGGGCTGCTTGCGGGGCTACAGGACTACCTCGCCCGCATCGGCGGGATGGACGCCGTGACGCTCCAGCCGCCCGCGGGCGCGGCGGGTGAGTTCACCGGGATCGCGATCGCCCGGGCGTACCACCGCGCGAACGGCGAGGACCGCAGCGAGGTGCTGATCCCGAGTTCCGCCCACGGGACGAACTTCGCGACGGCGGCGCTGGCTGGCTACGACGTGGTCGAACTCCCCTCCGGCGACGACGGCCGAGTCGACATGGAGGCGTTGGAGGCTGCGGTCTCTTCGGACACGGCGGCGCTGATGCTCACTAACCCGAACACGGTGGGGCTGTTCGAGCGCGACATCGAGGATATCGCGGACGTCGTCCACGACGCCGGCGGCCTGCTCTACTACGACGGCGCGAACCTCAACGCCCTGCTCGGCCGTGCGCGGCCCGGGGACATGGGGTTCAACATCATGCACTACAACGTCCACAAGACGTTCGCGACGCCCCACGGCGGCGGTGGGCCGGGGGCGGGCCCGGTCGGCGTCACCGAGGAACTCGCACCGTACCTCCCGAACCCCCGGGTGGAGGAGACGGACTCGGGCTACGAACTGGCCGAGACCGACGAGGCGATCGAGCGCGTCCACGGGTTCCAGGGGAACTGGCTCGTGCTCGTGAAGGCGTACGCCTACATCGCCCGGCTGGGCGACGCGGGCCTACGCGACGCCAGCGCGAAGTCGGTGCTGAATGCGAACTACCTCGCCGAGCAGATCGACCTCGACGTGCCGTACGGACCGTTCCACCACGAGTTCGCGGCGACCGCCGGCGACGCCGCGGCCGCCGACGTGGCCAAACGGATGCTCGACTTCGGCGTCCACCCGCCGACGACGAACTGGCCGGAGATGGTGCCCGAAGCGATGCTGACCGAGCCGACCGAGATCGAGAGCAAGCAGTCGCTGGACGACCTCGCGGCGGCGTTCGACAACGCGCTGGGGTCGACCGAGGCAGAGCGTCACGACGCGCCGAATCGGACGACTGCCCGGCGGATCGACCAGACGGGCGCCGCACGGAACCCGCGACTCTCGTGGCAGGCGCTGGGCGAAGAGTAG
- a CDS encoding DUF7553 family protein — protein sequence MASHFEDARYYLGRAVEHAKAGVEEELEPLEERVRKLTGTEKVPEPSRLETLQSDLKELEQRAEGEAREAIENARERVTAFREQREE from the coding sequence ATGGCCAGTCACTTCGAGGACGCGCGCTACTACCTGGGTCGGGCAGTCGAACACGCCAAGGCCGGCGTCGAGGAGGAACTGGAACCGCTGGAGGAGCGAGTTCGGAAGCTCACGGGCACGGAGAAAGTGCCCGAACCGAGCCGACTCGAGACGCTCCAGTCCGACCTGAAGGAACTGGAGCAGCGCGCCGAGGGCGAAGCCCGGGAGGCGATCGAAAACGCCCGCGAACGGGTGACCGCGTTCCGGGAGCAGCGCGAGGAGTGA
- a CDS encoding DUF7838 family putative zinc beta-ribbon protein, with product MSLEAEHECPDCGGTRTFWKTASMNLHLGKKTKWQCEDCNYGFIQVNGISTQQTA from the coding sequence ATGAGCCTCGAAGCCGAACACGAGTGTCCGGACTGTGGGGGAACGCGGACGTTCTGGAAGACCGCGTCGATGAACCTCCACCTCGGGAAGAAGACGAAGTGGCAGTGTGAGGACTGCAACTACGGCTTCATTCAGGTCAACGGGATCAGCACCCAGCAGACCGCATAG
- the gcvH gene encoding glycine cleavage system protein GcvH, with the protein MSFDVPDDRNYLASHEWVTTDEPTRIGISDFAQDELGDVVFVELPDEGEEISHDEAFGVVESIKAVSDLYAPVSGEVVAVNEALHDQPELVNEDPYGDGWLLEVEPSDESEFEELMDAEEYEAQIA; encoded by the coding sequence ATGAGCTTCGACGTACCCGACGACCGGAACTACCTCGCATCGCACGAGTGGGTCACCACCGACGAGCCCACCCGAATCGGCATCTCCGACTTCGCGCAGGACGAACTCGGCGACGTGGTGTTCGTGGAACTGCCCGACGAGGGCGAGGAGATCAGCCACGACGAGGCGTTCGGCGTCGTCGAGTCGATCAAGGCGGTGTCGGACCTCTACGCCCCGGTTTCGGGCGAGGTCGTCGCCGTGAACGAGGCGCTCCACGACCAGCCCGAACTGGTCAACGAGGACCCCTACGGCGACGGCTGGCTGCTCGAAGTCGAGCCCAGCGACGAGTCGGAGTTCGAGGAGCTGATGGACGCCGAAGAGTACGAAGCGCAGATCGCCTGA
- a CDS encoding ABC transporter ATP-binding protein encodes MSEPVLDVDSVDAGYGDVQVLDDLSMHLQSEEIVCLVGPNGAGKSTVLKTVFGLLTPWEGSVRFRGEEISGAEPPDLVRQGMGYVPQVDNVFGSMTVDENLRMGGVSRDSGVEETMDQLYDRFDILDDKRRAKASTLSGGQRQVLAFARALMTEPDVLLIDEPSAGLAPNIVQDVFENVQTVNELGTAILMVEQNAVEGLDISDRGYVLDQGTVRFENDADALLDNPEVGQLYLGG; translated from the coding sequence ATGTCTGAGCCCGTCCTCGACGTCGACTCGGTCGACGCCGGCTACGGCGACGTCCAGGTGCTCGACGACCTCTCGATGCATCTCCAGTCGGAGGAGATCGTCTGCCTCGTCGGGCCGAACGGCGCCGGGAAGTCGACCGTCCTGAAGACGGTGTTCGGGCTGTTGACCCCGTGGGAGGGCTCGGTGCGGTTCCGCGGCGAGGAGATCTCCGGCGCCGAGCCCCCGGATCTCGTCCGGCAGGGGATGGGGTACGTCCCGCAGGTCGACAACGTGTTCGGCTCGATGACCGTCGACGAGAACCTCCGCATGGGCGGGGTGTCCCGCGACAGCGGCGTCGAGGAGACGATGGACCAGCTGTACGACCGCTTCGACATCCTCGACGACAAGCGGCGGGCGAAAGCCAGCACGCTCTCGGGCGGCCAGCGGCAGGTGCTGGCGTTCGCCCGTGCACTCATGACCGAGCCGGACGTCCTGCTCATCGACGAGCCCTCGGCCGGGCTCGCGCCGAACATCGTCCAGGACGTGTTCGAGAACGTCCAGACCGTCAACGAGCTGGGGACGGCGATCTTGATGGTCGAACAGAACGCCGTGGAGGGACTGGACATCTCCGACCGCGGCTACGTCCTCGATCAGGGGACCGTGCGGTTCGAGAACGACGCCGACGCGCTGCTTGACAACCCCGAGGTCGGCCAGCTCTACCTCGGCGGCTGA
- a CDS encoding branched-chain amino acid ABC transporter permease, with the protein MIGSLSAAGVLASAVAQLGGSYLPQLLNYLANGVVFSAIIVLGGIGLSLVYSIANFANFAHGDTMTVGAYAGLVTLGAIGTAGPTLFALPLGFYAALLAGIAVAAVVAVATHYLIYEPLDVDSIGLLITSIGVAFVYRALVQLRFGSGTYEYGITVLRPIPWIEDLTGITLTEHEVAIVLVSATLVVALHVVLQYTTLGRTMRATADNEELAKVSGIRTERVITSMWVIGAGLAGAAGVFLGLYNQLSPRMGFNLLLVVFAAVILGGIGSVYGAMLGGFVIGMVNRLTPVLTDVGIPIEPAYANAIAFVIMVLVLLVRPTGIAGEEVT; encoded by the coding sequence ATGATCGGCAGTCTCTCCGCCGCCGGCGTGCTCGCGTCGGCAGTCGCACAGCTGGGCGGCAGCTACCTCCCACAGCTGTTGAACTACCTCGCGAACGGCGTCGTGTTCTCGGCGATCATCGTGCTCGGGGGAATCGGGCTCTCGCTCGTCTACTCGATCGCGAACTTCGCGAACTTCGCCCACGGCGACACGATGACCGTCGGCGCCTACGCCGGCCTCGTCACGCTGGGCGCCATCGGCACCGCCGGGCCGACGCTGTTCGCGCTTCCGCTGGGGTTCTACGCGGCACTGCTTGCGGGTATCGCCGTCGCGGCCGTCGTCGCCGTCGCCACGCACTACCTGATCTACGAGCCGCTGGACGTGGACTCGATCGGCCTGCTCATCACGAGCATCGGCGTGGCGTTCGTCTACCGGGCGCTCGTCCAACTCCGGTTCGGCTCGGGGACGTACGAGTACGGCATCACCGTGCTCCGACCGATCCCCTGGATCGAGGACCTCACGGGCATCACGCTCACCGAACACGAGGTCGCGATCGTGCTGGTCTCGGCCACGCTCGTCGTCGCGCTCCACGTCGTGCTCCAGTACACGACGCTCGGCCGGACGATGCGAGCCACCGCCGACAACGAGGAGCTCGCGAAGGTGTCGGGCATCCGCACCGAGCGCGTCATCACGTCGATGTGGGTGATCGGTGCGGGGCTGGCCGGCGCCGCCGGCGTGTTCCTCGGGCTGTACAACCAGCTCAGCCCCCGAATGGGGTTCAACCTCCTGCTCGTCGTGTTCGCGGCCGTCATCCTCGGCGGGATCGGCAGCGTCTACGGCGCGATGCTCGGCGGGTTCGTCATCGGGATGGTGAACCGACTCACGCCGGTGCTCACGGACGTCGGCATCCCCATCGAACCGGCGTACGCCAACGCGATCGCGTTCGTCATCATGGTGCTCGTGTTGCTCGTTCGCCCGACCGGCATCGCCGGGGAGGAGGTGACGTAG
- the gcvPA gene encoding aminomethyl-transferring glycine dehydrogenase subunit GcvPA, translating to MSGSPYAPHTDAETAAMLDAVGADDEAELFDIPEPVAFDGEFGIDARSEQALRRELSGLLAENDDLTEFLGRGHYEHYVPSVVDSLSQRSEFLTSYTQYQPEITQGFLQALFEYQSMLVELTGLGIANCSMYDAATALGEAALLAERVRSADGEVVLVPEQLREGKRSVLANYVDGAALRIEEYPSEQGTADIDALADTVDEETLFVYAETPTVRGCIEPDLAEIGEIAEEADAMFCLGSDPVALSILEEPASVGADVVVGEAGVLGLPAAYGMGLGLFACKEEFLRQVPGRLVGASEDESGTRAYTLTLQTREQHIRKERATSNICTNQAWVALRAAMHAAYLGADGLVGLAEDCVTLARDLADDIDEITGLRAPVDDRHHFREFVVGTDQPAKAIADDLQEEGFAVHVIGDHRLQVCITDANAHAADDLVAAFEEVAA from the coding sequence ATGAGCGGGAGTCCGTACGCCCCTCACACCGACGCCGAGACGGCGGCGATGCTCGACGCCGTCGGCGCCGACGACGAGGCCGAACTGTTCGACATCCCCGAGCCCGTCGCGTTCGACGGCGAGTTCGGCATCGACGCGCGGAGCGAGCAGGCGCTTCGCCGGGAGCTCTCGGGGCTGCTGGCGGAGAACGACGACCTGACTGAGTTCCTCGGTCGCGGGCACTACGAGCACTACGTGCCGAGCGTCGTCGACAGCCTCTCGCAGCGCTCGGAGTTCCTCACGTCCTACACGCAGTACCAGCCCGAGATCACGCAGGGGTTCCTGCAGGCGCTGTTCGAGTACCAGTCGATGCTCGTGGAGCTCACCGGGCTGGGGATCGCGAACTGCTCGATGTACGACGCCGCGACCGCGCTGGGCGAGGCCGCGCTGCTCGCCGAGCGCGTTCGCAGCGCCGACGGCGAGGTCGTGCTCGTGCCCGAGCAGCTCCGGGAGGGGAAACGCTCCGTGCTCGCGAACTACGTCGACGGCGCAGCGCTCCGGATCGAAGAGTACCCATCCGAGCAGGGAACCGCCGACATCGATGCGCTCGCCGACACGGTCGACGAAGAGACGCTGTTCGTCTACGCCGAGACGCCGACGGTCCGGGGCTGTATCGAGCCCGACCTCGCCGAGATCGGTGAGATCGCCGAGGAGGCGGACGCGATGTTCTGTCTCGGCTCGGACCCCGTCGCGCTGTCGATTCTCGAAGAGCCGGCCAGCGTCGGCGCCGACGTCGTCGTCGGCGAGGCCGGCGTGCTCGGCCTGCCCGCCGCCTACGGCATGGGACTCGGCCTGTTCGCCTGCAAGGAGGAGTTCCTTCGGCAGGTGCCCGGGCGGCTGGTCGGCGCCAGCGAGGACGAATCGGGCACCCGGGCGTACACGCTGACGCTCCAGACCCGCGAGCAGCACATCCGCAAGGAGCGCGCCACCTCGAACATCTGCACCAATCAGGCGTGGGTCGCGCTCCGGGCGGCGATGCACGCGGCGTATCTGGGCGCCGACGGGCTCGTCGGCCTCGCGGAGGACTGTGTGACGCTCGCCCGCGATCTGGCCGACGACATCGACGAGATCACCGGCCTCCGCGCGCCCGTCGACGACCGTCACCACTTCCGCGAGTTCGTCGTCGGCACCGACCAGCCCGCGAAGGCGATCGCCGACGACCTGCAGGAGGAGGGGTTCGCGGTCCACGTGATCGGCGATCACCGCCTGCAGGTCTGTATTACCGACGCGAACGCCCACGCGGCGGACGATCTCGTCGCGGCGTTCGAGGAGGTGGCGGCATGA
- a CDS encoding ABC transporter ATP-binding protein, with product MSDPVLRTENLRKSFGGLTATDDVTMEVERGTITGMIGPNGAGKSTFFNLVSGFYEPDGGRVVVNETETTGMEPHEVTEHGLVRTFQTPRKLEGMTVREAMLVGPQNQLGESFLPLFTQPGTVAAEERRNLERAEALLERFEIDHLAGQPATDISGGQLKLVELARAMLAEPDLLLLDEPVAGVNPTLANKLADIIEELHEDGITFLIIEHDMGFIMDLADPIVVLNQGAVLMEGSAEQVRSDDRVVEAYLGGGSDV from the coding sequence ATGAGTGACCCCGTGCTCCGCACCGAGAACCTCCGGAAATCCTTCGGCGGCCTCACGGCCACCGACGACGTGACGATGGAAGTCGAGCGCGGCACCATCACGGGGATGATCGGCCCCAACGGCGCGGGCAAGTCGACGTTCTTCAACCTCGTGTCGGGGTTCTACGAGCCCGACGGCGGCCGCGTCGTCGTCAACGAGACGGAGACGACGGGGATGGAGCCCCACGAGGTGACCGAACACGGGCTCGTCCGGACGTTCCAGACCCCCCGGAAGCTGGAGGGGATGACCGTCCGGGAGGCGATGCTCGTCGGGCCCCAGAACCAGCTCGGCGAGTCGTTCCTCCCGCTGTTCACCCAGCCCGGGACGGTCGCCGCGGAGGAGCGCCGCAACCTCGAACGCGCCGAGGCGCTGCTGGAGCGCTTCGAGATCGACCACCTCGCCGGCCAGCCCGCGACCGACATCTCGGGCGGCCAGCTGAAGCTCGTCGAGCTCGCGCGGGCGATGCTCGCCGAGCCGGATCTGCTGCTGCTGGACGAGCCGGTCGCGGGCGTGAACCCGACGCTCGCGAACAAGCTCGCCGACATCATCGAGGAGCTCCACGAGGACGGGATCACGTTCCTCATCATCGAGCACGACATGGGGTTCATCATGGATCTCGCGGACCCGATCGTGGTACTCAACCAGGGCGCCGTCCTGATGGAGGGCAGCGCCGAACAGGTCCGCAGCGACGACCGTGTCGTCGAGGCGTACCTCGGGGGTGGGAGCGATGTCTGA
- a CDS encoding cob(I)yrinic acid a,c-diamide adenosyltransferase — protein sequence MTVYTGRGDEGQTDLGNAERVSKTDHRIEAYGTVDEANALVGRVRPTGYDDVDDQLKQVQNCLHVVQAEFANPDTGEDDPQIGPEDIDQLEDWIDEADEELEPLTSFILPGGGDAGARLHQARAVTRRAERRAVALAEQDDEAVNAEAIRYLNRLSDYLFTAARLVNQRDGVPEESPTY from the coding sequence GTGACCGTCTACACCGGCCGGGGCGACGAGGGCCAGACCGACCTCGGCAACGCCGAACGCGTCTCGAAGACAGACCACCGCATCGAAGCCTACGGCACCGTCGACGAGGCCAACGCGCTCGTCGGTCGCGTGCGCCCGACGGGGTACGACGACGTGGACGACCAGCTCAAGCAGGTCCAGAACTGTCTCCACGTCGTGCAGGCGGAGTTCGCCAACCCCGACACCGGCGAGGACGACCCGCAGATCGGCCCGGAGGATATCGACCAACTGGAGGACTGGATCGACGAGGCCGACGAGGAACTGGAACCGCTCACCTCCTTCATCCTCCCCGGCGGCGGCGACGCCGGCGCGCGCCTCCATCAGGCCCGCGCGGTCACCCGTCGCGCGGAACGCCGCGCGGTCGCGCTGGCCGAACAGGACGACGAGGCGGTCAACGCCGAGGCGATCCGCTACCTGAATCGTCTCTCGGACTACCTGTTCACCGCCGCGCGGCTCGTGAACCAGCGCGACGGCGTGCCCGAGGAGTCGCCGACGTACTGA
- the gcvT gene encoding glycine cleavage system aminomethyltransferase GcvT, with protein MATRRPPLYGVHEDRGAGFTDFGGWEMPVEFDSIRDEHAAVREAAGIFDVSHMGEIRVEGPDAETLMQRLTTNDVSAMGAGDAQYTCITDESGIIQDDTMIYRLPDGDYLFVPNAGHDEAAEKRWVDYRDEHELDATVENETADWAMFAVQGPDAIGLTADAVDTVGAPLAEESDAIADLSRFTATEATVAGVDCLVARTGYTGEDGVEILCSTDDAETVWAAFDCQPCGLGARDTLRMEAGLLLSGQDFHPEENPRTPYEAGIGFTVDLDTEFVGRDALATQQEAGVAVTFTGLTLQERGVARHGYEITHDGEPVGEVTSGTMSPTLGEPIALGYLPTELAEDGTELHVVIRGEEKRAAVTTPPFIDQ; from the coding sequence ATGGCCACACGGCGACCACCGCTGTACGGGGTCCACGAGGACCGCGGCGCGGGGTTCACCGACTTCGGCGGCTGGGAGATGCCCGTGGAGTTCGACTCCATCCGGGACGAACACGCCGCCGTCCGGGAGGCCGCCGGGATCTTCGACGTCTCCCACATGGGGGAGATTCGCGTCGAGGGCCCCGACGCCGAGACCCTGATGCAACGGCTCACGACCAACGACGTCTCCGCGATGGGGGCGGGCGACGCCCAGTACACCTGCATCACGGACGAGTCGGGGATCATCCAGGACGACACGATGATCTACCGCCTGCCCGACGGCGACTACCTGTTCGTCCCCAACGCCGGCCACGATGAGGCGGCCGAGAAGCGGTGGGTCGACTACCGCGACGAGCACGAACTCGACGCCACGGTCGAGAACGAGACCGCGGACTGGGCGATGTTCGCAGTACAGGGTCCGGACGCGATCGGGCTCACCGCGGACGCAGTCGACACCGTCGGCGCTCCACTGGCCGAGGAGAGCGACGCGATCGCCGACCTCTCGCGGTTCACGGCGACGGAGGCGACCGTCGCCGGCGTCGACTGTCTGGTGGCCCGCACGGGCTACACTGGCGAGGACGGCGTGGAGATCCTCTGTTCGACCGACGACGCCGAGACGGTCTGGGCGGCGTTCGACTGCCAGCCCTGCGGGCTCGGCGCGCGGGACACCCTCCGGATGGAGGCCGGCCTGCTGCTCTCCGGGCAGGATTTCCACCCCGAGGAGAACCCCCGAACCCCGTACGAGGCCGGCATCGGCTTCACCGTCGACCTCGACACCGAGTTCGTCGGCCGGGACGCGCTGGCGACCCAGCAGGAGGCCGGCGTCGCGGTGACGTTCACCGGGCTCACGCTGCAGGAGCGCGGCGTCGCCCGCCACGGCTACGAGATCACCCACGACGGCGAGCCCGTCGGCGAGGTCACCAGCGGGACGATGAGCCCCACGCTGGGCGAGCCGATCGCGCTGGGCTACCTCCCGACCGAGCTGGCTGAGGACGGCACCGAACTCCACGTCGTGATCCGCGGCGAGGAGAAACGAGCGGCAGTCACCACACCCCCCTTCATCGACCAATGA
- a CDS encoding glutaredoxin family protein, translating into MSVTLYALDGCPWCEKAHDALEAAGVEYDTVWVDALHSERDEVARVSNQRAVPVLVDEAHGVTMAESANIVEYVERTLA; encoded by the coding sequence ATGTCCGTTACGCTGTACGCACTGGACGGCTGCCCGTGGTGTGAGAAGGCACACGACGCCCTCGAAGCGGCGGGCGTCGAGTACGACACGGTCTGGGTCGACGCGCTCCACTCCGAGCGCGACGAGGTCGCCCGCGTGAGCAATCAGCGCGCGGTGCCCGTGCTCGTCGACGAGGCCCACGGCGTCACCATGGCCGAGAGCGCGAACATCGTCGAGTACGTGGAGCGGACCCTCGCGTGA
- a CDS encoding branched-chain amino acid ABC transporter permease — protein sequence MADETRSAFEESEDTRQAQIERATNAVLVAAALALVGGTLVGLVSPSYLVFLVSLAAMYGLLSLGLNVQWGYAGLINFSVAAFFGLGAYVPVLLSASGSPITDAVPPIVGLFAAVVVTVLLALAIGIPTLSLREDYLAIASLGLAEVVRLVFRNQENWTGGTSGVGGVPLFFEGVPVLETLPRDIGTVDLGIYTLSFQFWNGLLNALVVGSFVLVSYLVLRRVHRSPWGRVLRTIRSDEDLAEALGKNAYAFRMQAFVLGSVVTMLAGVYYAYSNYFLTPDIFDPIYTFYAWIAVILGGSGSNRGALFGGVVIVAIIEGTRAFGLSASWRLFAVGLLIILVMRFRPQGVLPPRDELIWPGARGGGSDE from the coding sequence ATGGCCGACGAAACACGCTCCGCCTTCGAGGAGAGCGAGGACACGAGACAGGCACAGATCGAGCGGGCGACGAACGCCGTACTCGTGGCGGCGGCGCTCGCGCTGGTCGGCGGCACGCTGGTCGGCCTCGTCTCGCCGTCCTACCTCGTCTTCCTCGTGTCGCTGGCTGCGATGTACGGCCTCCTCAGCCTCGGGCTGAACGTCCAGTGGGGGTACGCCGGCCTCATCAACTTCAGCGTCGCCGCGTTCTTCGGCCTCGGCGCGTACGTGCCCGTGTTGCTGTCGGCGAGCGGGTCGCCGATCACGGACGCGGTACCGCCCATCGTGGGGCTGTTCGCCGCGGTCGTCGTGACAGTGCTGCTCGCGCTCGCGATCGGGATCCCGACGCTGAGCCTGCGCGAGGACTACCTCGCGATCGCCAGCCTCGGCCTCGCGGAGGTCGTGCGGTTGGTGTTCCGGAATCAGGAGAACTGGACCGGCGGGACCAGCGGCGTCGGCGGCGTCCCGCTGTTCTTCGAGGGCGTCCCCGTGCTGGAGACGCTCCCGCGGGACATCGGCACCGTCGACTTGGGGATTTACACCCTCAGCTTCCAGTTCTGGAACGGGCTGCTGAACGCCCTCGTCGTCGGCAGCTTCGTGCTCGTCTCCTACCTCGTGCTGCGGCGGGTCCACCGCTCGCCGTGGGGGCGCGTCCTGCGGACGATCCGCAGCGACGAGGACCTCGCGGAGGCGCTCGGGAAGAACGCGTACGCGTTCCGGATGCAGGCGTTCGTGCTCGGCAGCGTCGTCACGATGCTCGCCGGCGTCTACTACGCGTACTCGAACTACTTCCTCACGCCCGACATCTTCGACCCGATCTACACGTTCTACGCGTGGATCGCGGTGATCCTCGGCGGCAGCGGCTCCAACCGCGGCGCGCTGTTCGGCGGCGTCGTCATCGTCGCCATCATCGAGGGGACGCGGGCCTTCGGCCTCAGCGCGTCGTGGCGGCTGTTCGCGGTCGGCCTGCTGATCATCCTGGTGATGCGGTTCCGGCCGCAGGGCGTGCTGCCGCCCCGCGACGAACTCATCTGGCCGGGCGCTCGCGGGGGTGGGAGCGATGAGTGA
- a CDS encoding ABC transporter substrate-binding protein, with the protein MVHNTKRLSRRDMLRATGVAGIAATAGCVDLGGGGESGPYEIGMVDSQTGSLSAFGERNQRGRDLALSAVNDVGIGGRELSISVQDSQSQQSTGVSAAQQLVNQQGVPFLIGAVGSGVSIAIYQSVIEGTDVVQLSQNSTSPGLTDYPGLLRMSPTGRTQSSALADIISEDGNESVALTYVNNDYGSGITQAFRDAYDGEILYDSSHDQGQSSYSSVVSQMANTDADAWLFITYQPEFTTMTQEAYSSGVEGQATWYGADSVQGSDVLDNTPEGSLEGMKVVLPSAPVDQENYQSFASEFESEYDREPTVWAAYAYDCVVTAALSIQAADEFTGAALGDVVRDVTRPEGEQVTSFEAGSEILADSGSASDVDYQGVSGPIDFDENGDPVAYLQILTVQDHEYESTGFITGE; encoded by the coding sequence ATGGTACACAATACCAAACGTCTCAGCAGGCGGGACATGCTCCGAGCGACCGGCGTCGCCGGTATCGCGGCGACCGCGGGCTGTGTCGATCTCGGCGGCGGCGGCGAGAGCGGCCCCTACGAGATCGGGATGGTGGACTCCCAGACCGGATCGCTGTCCGCCTTCGGTGAGCGGAACCAGCGGGGTCGCGACCTCGCGCTGTCGGCCGTCAACGACGTCGGCATCGGCGGGCGCGAGCTCTCGATCAGCGTCCAGGACTCCCAGAGCCAGCAGTCGACCGGGGTGAGCGCCGCCCAGCAGCTCGTCAATCAACAGGGCGTGCCGTTCCTCATCGGCGCGGTCGGCTCCGGGGTCTCGATCGCGATCTACCAGAGCGTGATCGAGGGGACCGACGTGGTCCAGCTCTCACAGAACTCCACGAGCCCCGGCCTCACCGACTACCCGGGGCTGCTCCGGATGTCGCCGACCGGGCGCACGCAGTCCTCCGCGCTCGCGGACATCATCAGCGAGGACGGCAACGAGTCGGTCGCGCTGACGTACGTGAACAACGACTACGGCTCCGGCATCACGCAGGCGTTCCGGGACGCCTACGACGGGGAGATCCTCTACGACTCCTCTCACGACCAGGGGCAGTCCTCCTACAGCAGCGTCGTCAGCCAGATGGCGAACACGGACGCCGACGCCTGGCTGTTCATCACCTACCAGCCGGAGTTCACGACGATGACCCAGGAGGCGTACAGCAGCGGCGTCGAGGGGCAGGCGACCTGGTACGGCGCCGACTCCGTCCAGGGCTCGGACGTGCTCGACAACACGCCCGAGGGGAGCCTCGAAGGGATGAAGGTCGTCCTCCCGTCGGCGCCGGTCGATCAGGAGAACTACCAGTCGTTCGCCTCCGAGTTCGAGTCCGAGTACGATCGCGAGCCCACGGTGTGGGCGGCGTACGCCTACGACTGCGTGGTGACGGCCGCGCTGTCGATCCAGGCCGCCGACGAGTTCACCGGCGCGGCGCTGGGCGACGTGGTCCGGGACGTCACCCGCCCGGAGGGCGAGCAGGTGACCTCCTTCGAGGCCGGAAGCGAGATCCTCGCCGACAGCGGCAGCGCCAGCGACGTCGATTACCAGGGCGTCAGCGGCCCGATCGACTTCGACGAGAACGGCGACCCCGTGGCGTACCTCCAGATCCTCACCGTGCAGGATCACGAGTACGAGTCGACGGGCTTCATCACGGGCGAGTAA